A single bacterium DNA region contains:
- a CDS encoding 4a-hydroxytetrahydrobiopterin dehydratase produces the protein MALLDASERQAFLESHPGWEIEDETISRTFVLADFASAIGFVASVGVVAERAFHHPDIDLRYRRVTISLTTHDQGGLTRKDTDLAARIDRLAS, from the coding sequence GTGGCGCTTCTGGACGCATCCGAGAGACAGGCCTTCCTCGAATCCCATCCGGGCTGGGAGATAGAGGATGAGACGATCTCCAGGACCTTCGTCCTCGCCGACTTCGCCTCGGCCATCGGCTTCGTGGCCTCGGTGGGGGTGGTGGCCGAGCGGGCCTTCCACCACCCCGACATCGACCTCCGCTACCGGCGGGTCACCATCTCCCTGACCACCCACGACCAGGGCGGCCTCACCCGCAAGGACACCGATCTGGCC
- the recO gene encoding DNA repair protein RecO, giving the protein MSIRHDQGIVLRGYPFGEADRVLVIISPNHGQVRAVAKGVRRTRSRFGGRLEPLTHVDLVLYQGRNLATVTQVAVIEAFPRLRQDLDAVMVAGTMAEAVGKVVVEEEPSHRTFLLLLRGLRALEEGAGGMDLLASFLLKLSQAIGQAPALEHCAACGARNRLGRFSMAGGGLICERCDAGGTFRLREGLTEHLARLAAADLSGFTTPDSDLAPDAVGLVRRFVEYHIESGLGGLAFSVGRGPR; this is encoded by the coding sequence ATGTCGATCCGCCACGATCAGGGAATCGTCCTGCGCGGCTACCCGTTCGGTGAGGCCGACCGCGTCCTGGTCATCATCAGCCCCAATCATGGCCAGGTGAGGGCGGTCGCCAAGGGTGTCCGGAGGACCAGGAGCCGGTTCGGGGGACGGCTCGAACCCCTCACCCACGTCGATCTGGTCCTGTACCAGGGCCGCAACCTGGCCACGGTGACCCAGGTGGCGGTGATCGAGGCCTTCCCCAGGCTCCGCCAGGACCTCGACGCGGTGATGGTGGCCGGCACCATGGCGGAGGCGGTGGGCAAGGTGGTGGTGGAGGAGGAGCCCTCGCACCGGACATTCCTACTTCTCCTGCGGGGGCTTCGCGCCTTGGAGGAGGGGGCCGGCGGTATGGACCTGCTGGCATCCTTCCTGCTCAAGCTGTCGCAGGCCATCGGCCAGGCCCCGGCCCTCGAGCACTGCGCGGCCTGCGGCGCCCGGAACCGCCTCGGCCGGTTCAGCATGGCGGGCGGGGGCCTGATCTGCGAACGCTGCGACGCCGGGGGAACCTTCCGGTTGCGGGAGGGTCTGACCGAGCACCTGGCCCGCCTCGCGGCAGCCGACCTGTCCGGCTTCACCACCCCCGACAGCGACCTCGCTCCCGACGCGGTGGGTCTGGTGCGGAGGTTCGTGGAGTACCACATCGAGTCGGGGTTGGGCGGCCTTGCCTT